AGAACAACGACGACCGCCAGCCCTGCACCGAGGTCACCGCGTTCAACGTCGAGACCGGCAAGGAGGTGTGGACCAAGAGCGCCGACCTCAGCGGCAGCAAGGTGCCGTTCGGCGAGGTCACCATCTCCGGTACGACGGTCGCCGCGGCCGGCGGCTACTCCGGTGGCGCCGCGTTCGACGTCAACTCCGGCAAGGTGCTGTGGTCGCCGAAGGCCGGCGAGTGCACCGACGAGGGCTACGCGGGCGGCGCCCAGCTGATCGCGGTCCGCAAGTGCGGCGACTACGGCAGCGAGACCTTCGAGATCCAGCTGCTCGACCCGAAGTCGGGCAGCGTCAAGTGGACGTACAAGGTGCCCTCCGGCATCCAGCGCGCCAAGGTCATCTCCACCAACCCCGTCGTCTTCGGTGTGGTGACGGGCAGCGACGTCCCGCTGACCGGCACGACCGACATCTTCTCCCTCGACGGCAAGGGCAAGCTGCGCGCCAAGATCTCCATCCCGGACGACAAGTACGACTACGAGTGCCCGGTCCGCGGTGTCTGGGCCTGCCGGGGCATCTCCGTCGGCAACGACAAGGTGTACATGCCGACCAAGAGCCACGACGGCACCGGCGCCTACAGCTCCACCAACGAGATCGTCTCCTTCTCGCTGGCCACGGGGAAGTCCACCGGTGACCGCGTGGACGCGGGCGACGACCACGAGCTGTTCCCGATCCGGATGGACGGGCCGAACATCATCGCCTACAAGGACGGCCCGTACGACAAGGGTGCCCAGATCGTCTCCGTCGACGGCAAGACGCTGAAGCAGACCAAGCTCCTGGAGACCCCGGCCTCCGAGTCGGTGCTGCGCGCGATCAGCGCCATGACGCCGACGATGAGCGAGATGCTCTACACCGACGGACGGTGGTTCATCGGCTCGGAACTCGTCAGCAAGCCGTACTCGGACGACGAGAAGGAGTACACGGCGCTCGGCTTCGGGGCGAAGTAACCCCACGCGCCCCCTCGACCTCGTTCCACGGCCCCGCCCCAGCTCAGGGGCGGGGCCGTGCACGTATCCCGCATCACGCTCGAATCGGAGGGAATTTCGGTAATCCGGGCACTTCTCTCCCGTAGGGGGAGCGCAACGTCGAACAAGCGTGTAGCTTCCGGGGGCATGAAGAGCGGGCGTCGACGGGCGAGTCGACGGGAAGTCGGGGGGCTTCTGTCCGCGAGGTCCGGTGGGCGGCCATAGTGGGCAACCATCTGGGGGACTGTGGGGGACTGGGGGGTGGGGTGGCTCGATGGGAGTGCGGCTCATGGTGGTCGACGACCACCGACTGCTGGCCGAGGCGTTGGCCTCGGCCTTGAAGCTGCGGGGACACCGGGTGCTGGCGGCGGCGGCGCCCGCCGCGGGCGCGGCGGAGCTGGTGATCAGCAGGGCACCGGAGGTGTGCCTGCTCGGCACGGCGACGCCCGCCGAGCCGGGGATCTTCGACCCGGTGGTGAAGATCAAGCGCGAACGCCCGCAGGTGGCGGTACTGGTCCTCGGACCGGTGCCCAACCCGCGCGGCATCGCGGCGGCGTTCGCCGCCGGCGCCTCGGGCTACGTCCGGCACGACGAGCGCATCGAGGGGGTCGAACGGGCCATCATGAAGGCCCGCGCGGGCGAGGCGGCGGTGGCACCACAGCTCCTGCAGAGCGCCTTCGGCGAACTGCTGAACCCCGCCGCCCAGCCGGACGACGAGGGCCAGCGGCTGCTCCAGATGCTGACGCCTCGCGAGGTCGAGGTGCTGGTCCGGGTCGCGGACGGCGAGGACACCCGCCTCATCGCGGCGGGCATGGGCATCGCCCCGTCGACGGCCCGCACGCACGTCCAACGGGTCCTGATGAAGCTGGGCGTCGGCTCCCGCCTGGAGGCGGCGGCACTGGCGGCCCGCACGGGGTTGCTGGACCGGGCGGGGCCGGTGCGGCAGGGGCCGGGGGTTGAGAGGTAGGAGGCTGGCTGCTTCTTGGCCCGGCGGCTGCTTCCGGCCCGCCGGCTACCTCTTGACCTGTCCACACAGGGTGTGGTCGATGAGGTCGGTGATGCCTCGGATCTGCCGCGCGGCGGTCTCCTCCTCACCCGGCCGGCTGTGGACGGCGACGGTGACGGAGGTACGGCCGTCGGCCGTCGTCCCGGGCCACGTCAAGGACCCGAAGTTGCTGCCGCTGTGGCCCCAGTAGCCGCCGCCGCACGTCAACGGCGTCCACTCCAGCCCGAGCCCGTAGCGGGCCCCCGGCACCTCACCGGGCGCGTCCGGCACGGCGACGGTACGGCGCATCTCGGCGAGCTGGGCGGGGGCGAGAAGCCTGCCGCCGAGCAGCGCGGAGAAGAAGCGGTTGGTGTCGGCGGCCGTACTGATGATCGACCCGTCGGCGTCCCCGTCGAAGGGGAGGTAGGCGAGCGTGGTGTCGGTCATCGGGGCGTCGACCCCCGGCTCGAACTGCTGGTAGTTACGGGCGTGGGGGCGGGGCAGTGTCGGATCGTTGCCCGGCGCGTAGGTGCGCGTGAGCCGCAGCGGCCGCAGGATCCGCTCGCGCACCTCCTCCTCCCACCCCCTCCCGGTGACCGCCTCGATCACCATTCCGGCGAGGATGTAGTTGGTGTTGCTGTACTCCCAGCGGGCGCCGGGCTCGAAGACGGGCGGGTGGGTCATGGCGAAGGCGACGCGCTGCCGCGAGGTGTACGTGGTCGACCGGTGCTTCAGATACCCGGCGGCGCTCAGCTCGGGCACGACGTCGGCGATGTAGTCGGGCAGCCCGCTGGTGTGCTGCAGCAGCTGCCGTACGGTGATCCGGCTGCCGTCGTTCCCACTCCCCTTCACCACCCCCGGCAGCCACCGTTCCACACGGTCCTCCAACGACAGCCGACCCTCCCCGACGAGCTGCAGGACGACGGTCGCGACGTACGCCTTGGTGGTGCTCCCGATACGGATGTACCCGGCGGGGGGTACGGGTGCGCCGGTACGGAGGTCCCCGACACCGCTGCGGGCGGCCCGCGTTCCCCGGGGCCCGTCCAGCCGCACGGCGACCCCGGTCACGCCGCTGTCGCGCAGGGCGTCGGCGTCGCGCTGGAGAGGGTCCGCTGCCGCTTGGGCGTGGGCCGGGGCGAGGGCGGAGAGAACGGCGAGCGCGAGGGCGAGGACGGTGGTCGAGAGGGCGCGGGGGGTGGTCATGGGGCCACCGTAGAAACGGGCGTCCCCACCCGCCATGCAGTGAACCCCCGCGTGTCGCCGGGGGCTTACCTCAGCTTGTCGTACGGAAACCCACCGGCCTTTATGTGACGGAGGAGTCCGGCGAGGGGGGTGGGGGTGGTGCGGAGGTGGGTGGCCGGAGAGTCGGATTCACGGAGTCCGAGCAAGTGGGTCGATATGGAGGCCAGTTCGATGCATGTGTTGCCTTCGCCGCCTCCGGAGAACGTGGACCTCTGCCAGCGCAGCGCGTGATTCATGCAGCTCACAGCTCCTTCAACAGGCGGTGGATGAAGTCCCGTGACGCGACGGGATCCAGCGACGCGTTCTCCACCTTACGGAAGAGTGTTCGGAGCTGTTTCAACTGCGCTTCCGCGTCGATGAACAGGGTGCCCGTGGGCGAGTCGCGCAGCACGGTGTCCAGTTGGGGCACCGGGCCACCCAGGTACATCATCGAGGTGGCCGCACCGGCAAAGCCGTCTTGGTCGAGGGGGATGACGCGCACCGCCGCGTGCCCCTGCTCGATCTCGTCCAGGATGCGGCGGAGTTGGAGGACCGAGGTCTGCCGATCAGCCACTCGGACCCGCAGCGCGAATTCGTGAACAATCGTCTCGTACGGCAGTGGATTCCCGCCCTCGATGACCGCGCGTCGGCGCATCCGGTGTTCCACCCGGGGAGACAGCTCGCTCTCGGGCAGTTCCGGACGTGTGTAACTGAATACCGCTCGCGCGTAGTCGGCGGTTTGGAGCAGCCCAGGCACGTAGGTGATGGCGATCTCGTGCAGGAACGTCGCGTGGTGCTCCGCCTCGGCGACGTCCAGATTCACCTGGGGCAAGACGCCTCGATATTCGTCCCACCAGCCGCGCGTGCGGTCGGCCGCGATGGCCACGAGTGCCTCGATCAGTTCCGTGTCCGTGCAGGCGCAGTGAGCCGCCAGCCTGCGCAGCCGTTCCTCGCTGATCGCCGAACTGCCGGCCTCGATCTGGCTCATGTGGGCCGAACTCGCTCCCAGGAGCCCCGCCACCTCTTTGGCGGGCTTGCCCGCCGCCTCCCGCAGCTTGCGCAGCTCGGATCCCAGGCGCACCTGTCGTGCCGTGGGCTGGTTCCGCATGGTCATCCGAGTAACTGCCTCTCCGTGACTCCTCGTTCGGGTGCAGATTACGGCAGACAGCTGCGAGGGTATTAATTTCTACCCTACCGTCCGTGATGCGCCGCGCACTCTGCGGTATCGCCGGGCATCCGGAAGCGCACCACTCCGTCCTGCCGCGACGGCTGAGGCAATGCCACCACCCGCCCGAACAGCTCCCCGCCCCCGAACGGAGTTCAACCATGCCCGAAGCGCCGGCCGAACCCTGGGAGTACGTCCTCCACATCCCCCACGACCCCCGAGCCGTCACCGTCTCCCGCCGCACCCTCCGGCTGATCCTCACCGCGCACGGTCTGGCCGCCCTCCTCGACCCCGCCGAACTCCTCGCCACGGAACTGATCGCCAACGCCGTGCTCCACACCAAGGGCCCGGCGGCCCTGCGCGTCCGCTGGTCGGGCAACACCCTGTGGATCGGAGCCTGGGACGCCGACCCCGAACCCCCGGAACCCCCGTGCCACTTGGCCGAGCCCGACACGGAGACCGGCCGGGGCCTCGCTCTCGTACGCGCGTGCACGGACATCTGGGGCTGGCAGCCGTCGTCCCGGTTCGGTCACCCAGGCAAATACGTGTGGTGCGAACTGATGACCGCGTAGCTCGTTGAGCATCCCGACAGAAAGGAGATCCGATGGTCAGCTCGCCCCACGAGGCGCTGCACCGCATCTTCCAGAAGGACCCCTCGCTGCTCACCCGCACCCTGCAGCGGGTGTTGCACGTGCCCTTCCCCGAGCCGCGCGAGTTCGCCGCCATGAACGTCGACCTCACGGAGATCGAACCGGTCGAGCGGCGCGTGGACACGCTGTTACGGGCGGAGACCGACGAGGGGACGTATCTGCTGGTCGTCGAGTCCCAGGGCAAGAAGGACGAGGCCAAGCAGCGCAGTTGGCCGTACTACCTCAGCTACCTGTATGCGAAGTACCACTGCGACCCGGTGTTGATCGTGATCACCCAGAGCCGTGCCACGGCGCGCTGGGCGGCGCAGCCCATCCATCTCGGAGTGCGTGGACGTCCCTCTCTGACGGTACGGCCGCTCGTGCTGGGCCCGGACAACGTACCGGTCATCGCGGACGAGCGGGCGGCCGAGCGGGACGTTTCTCTCGCGGTGCTCTCGGCGATGACGCATGGCAAGGGCCCCAAGGCTGCCGCCATACTGGAATCCCTGGTGGCCGCCCTGCATACCATCGACGCGGAGAGCGCCGCGGTCTTCGTGCAGTTCGTCGACTCGTGCCTGAAGGACCCCGAGGCACAGCAGATCTGGAGGGACCTCATGACGGATACGCAGTACTTCTGGCGACACCCACTCGCTGAGCAGACGCGTGAGGAAGGCAGGGAGGAAGGCCGGATCCAGGCGCAGATCGAGATGATCTTCAAGACCCTCGAATGGCGCGGCATCCCGGTGCCGGACCACGTCCGCGAACGAGTCACCGACTGTCCTGACCGGGCCCAGCTCATGATCTGGGCGGAACGAGCCCTTCGGGTGACCGCCGCCGAGGATCTGTTCCGCTGATCGGGTAGTGCGTACCGGGGTCGAGCGCCTGTGCGGGGCGGCGGTCCTTTGTCCCCGCCCCGCACAGGCGGAAGGTCTACTCCGGGCGCTCCCCCCCGGCCTGCTCTAACTTCGCGGCGGTTCTGAAGACCGTGGACCCCGACACCGCGTCGGTGTTCGCGGAACTGGTCGTCCGACAGCGCGTACGCAACTGCACCGATCCCGACCTCCTCCAGATCTGGGTGGACCGCGCCTACGACGTCACCGACGCCGCCGAGCTGTTCGACGACGACCAAGCCTGACCCGGCCGGCGTGTTCGCTCACTGGTGCGTCCCGGACGTGGGCGCACCAGCGGCAGTGTCCGCCGCCGCGATCTTCGAGGCGGCGGCGCCATCCTTGAGCTGAGTGAGGCCTTCGGCGGCCCCCGGCTCTGGACATGTCGTCAGAGACCCGTCGGTGACACCCGCGACACCCGCCAGGCGCGTGGCCGCGGACGCGCATCGGTGGACGGGTCCGTCATCCCCCTTCTGCCAGGACGTCAGACAGAAGACGTAACGGCCTTTCGGCAGGTCGTCGACGACGTCGGTCAGGCCTGATCCTGGGTTTCGCGTGACCGTTCGACGCTGCCGGGTCACCGGAGCGGATCCCCTGAACACCCGCCGGTCCTTCCGGTGGTGACCCCCGCCCCGTCGCGCGCGACGCGTTTCGTCCCCCTCACGCCCTCACCGGTGCCCCGACCTGTGGGCTTTGACAGGTTCGCGATCTGTGCTCCATCATCAATTCACTAGTCGACTAGTGAAATGGTGGTGAAGGGGTTGGAGTTCCGCATCGACAGGCGGAGCGGGGTCGCCGCCTATCAGCAGATCGTTCAGCAGACCAAGCAGGCGCTGCGGCTCGGCGTACTCGGGCCCGGCGACCAGTTGCCCACCGCCAAGGCGGTCGCGCAGACCTCCGCGGTCAACCCCAACACCACGCTCAAGGCGTACCGCGAGCTGGAGCGGGAGGGGCTGGTCGAAGCGCGGCCGGGGCTGGGGACGTTCGTGAGTCAGTCGCTGGCCCGTCCGCAGGCGCCGGTGGATTCGCTGCTGCGCGGCGAGCTGGAGAGCTGGATGGACCGGGCCCGCGAGGCGGGTCTTGAGCAGGACGACGTGACCGCTCTGGTCACGTCGGTGATGGAGGAGCGGTACGCCGGGACCGGGCCTGCCGCCGAGCACGCGGGACCAGCCGGACCGGCAGGGACGAAAGAACCAGCAGGGACGAAAGAACCAGCAGGAACCGCAGGAACCACAACACCAGCAGGAACCACAGGAACCACAGGAACCACGGGGACAAGGGGACACGCATGACGAGCTACGAAACGGGCTACGGGGGGCCGGCGGACACGTCCGCGATAGAAGCCCGCGGGGTGGGCCGGAAGTACCGCCGGGGCTGGGCGCTGCGGGACTGCTCCTTCCGGCTGCTGGCCGGGCGGATCTGCGGTCTGGTCGGTCCCAACGGGGCCGGCAAGACCACGCTGATGGCCATCGCCGCCAACCTGCTGAAGCCGACCACCGGCACCCTGCGCGTGTTCGGCGCGGCCCCGGAGTCCGCGGAGGCCACTCGGCGTACCGCGTTCCTCGCCCAGGAGAAGCCCCTGTTCCGGCGCTTCACCGTCGCCGAGACCCTGCGGATGGGGCGAGAGCTGAACCTCGGCTGGGACCAGCGGGCCGCCGAGGACATCGTCCGCGCGGGCAACGTGCCCCTCGACGCGAAGATCGGCACGCTCTCCGGCGGCCAGCGCACCCGGGTGGCCTTCGCCGTCTCCTTCGGCAAGCGCCCCGACCTGCTGCTCCTCGACGAGCCGATGTCCGACCTCGACCCGCTGGTGCGCCACGAGCTGATGGGCACCCTGCTGGCCGAGGCCGCCGAGCGCGGCACCACCGTGCTGATGTCCACCCACATGCTCGCCGAGCTGGAGAACACCTGCGACTACCTGCTGGTCATCGCGGGCGGTCGGCTGCGGCTGGCCGGTGAGGTCGACGAACTGCGCACCTCCCACGCCGTGCTGACCGGGGTCCACTCCGACGGACGGACGCCCCCGGAGCTGGCGTACCACACCGTGGTCGAGACCCGCACCAGCGGACGGCAGTTCACCTCACTGATACGCCCCGACGGGCCGCTCACCGGCGGCCCCTGGGAGGCGAGCACCCCGAACCTGGAGGAGCTCCTGCTGGCCTATCTGCGCTCTCCCGAGGCCCCGCCGCTGATCAGTCCCAGTTCCTACGTCGCCCCGCAGGCGGTGGCGGCATGAGCACGGTGACCAGCACCGACAGCACCTCCTACGACTCCGCCGCCGCAGAGGCCGGCCGTGGCCGTGGCCTCCGGCTCAGCGGCATGAACTGGCTCGTCTGGCGTCAGCACCGCGCCGCCTACTGGACGCTGCTGGCCGCCGCCGCGGTCACCGTCGCGGTGCTCGTCCACCAACGCCAGGAAATGATCACGTACCTCGACGGGTACGGCTATCCCCACCTCACGTCCGGCTGGGAGGACAAGTTCGACCAGAAGCCACTCAACGCGGCCGCTGGTCTGCTCGGGCTCCTGCCCGTCGTGATCGGCGTGCTCCTCGGTCCGCCCCTGCTCGCCGGCGACCTGGAGAGCGGCACCGCCAAGCTGGTCAACGCGCAGTCCGTGAGCCGCGTCCGTTGGCTCGCCACCAAGCTCGGTATGACCGCGCTCGTGGTCGTGGTGTGCGCCACGGCGGTCTCCGCCGCGTTCACCTGGTGGTGGTCGCCGGTGAAGTCGACGTCCTACGTCCTGACCTGGGCCGAAGCCGGCGCCTTCGACAGCAGCGGACCCGTGCCCGTGGCGCTCACCCTGCTCACCGTCTTCGGTGGTGTGGCGATCGGCATGCTGCTGCGCCGGACCCTGCTGGCCATGGTCGTCACCCTGGGCTTCGCCGTCGCGCTGCAGGTGGTGTGGTCGTACGTCCGGACGTCCCTCGGGAACGTCGTCACGGTCACCAGCCACAACGGTGTGGGTGAGAACAGCCAGCCGAGCCTGCCCGACAACGCCTACGTCCTGGACGAGTTCTACCTCACGGCCTCCGGTGACCTCATCGGCTGGGGCAGCTGTGCCGAGGCCACGGAGAAGGCCCGCGAAGCCTGCCTGGACAAGGCACAGGTCGTCGGCTGGTCGGTCGACTACATCCCGTTCTCCCAGATGGCGTCCATGCAGTGGCTCGGCGCCTCGATCCTGCTGGCCCTGACCGCCGGCATCGCGGCGTTCGTCATCCTCTGGGGTCGCAAGCGCCTCGTCTGACCGTCCGGCAGGCGCCTCGTCCGACCCGATTCTCCGGCGGTCTTCCGCCCCCTACGCGGCCGAGCGGCCACCGTGTCGCTCCGCCGCGCCCTGATGCTGCCCCGAACCGGTGAGCGCATCGCCATGAACCATGTCGAAAGGCCTGAGTTGAAGTCGCACAAGCGCAGGAAACGCGTGGTCACCACCGTCCCGTTGGCGGCCGCCCTGGCGGCGGCGCTCGGCGCCGGGCTGCTGGCGAGCACGCCCGACAGCGCCCAGGCCGCGCCCTCCACCGGCACCGGCGCCCCCGCGAGGACCGTCACCCTCGTCACCGGCGACCGGGTGACCCTCGACGCCGAGGGCAAGGTCACCGGCGTGGTGGCTGCCGAGGGCCGTGAGGGGATGGCCTTCCGCGTCCAGCAGGCCCAGGGCCACGCGTACGTGCTGCCGCGCGACGCCGAACCGCTGATCGCGAACGGGACCGCCGACCGGCGGCTGTTCGACGTGACGCAACTGGTGAGTTCGCGCTACGACGACGCCCGCCGCTCCGACCTGCCGCTGATCGTCACCTACGACAAGGGCGCATCCCTCTCGGCGAGTACGTTCCGCAGCTCGGGCGCGACCGTCCGGCGGGACCTGCCGAGCATCAACGGCGACGCCGTCCGCGCCCGCAAGTCCGAGGGCGCGGACCTGTGGGAGACCCTCACCAGCGGCACCGGCTCCGCGAAGGTCAGGAAGATCTGGCTGGACGGGAAGGTGAAGGCGACCCTGGACAGGAGCGTGCCGCAGATCGGCGCGCCCGCGGCCCACGCGGCGGGCTACGACGGCAAGGGCGTCGAGGTCGCCGTCCTCGACAGCGGTGTCGACGCCACGCACCCGGACCTGAAGGACCGGATCGCGGCGGCGAAGAACTTCTCCACCGCCGCGGACACCGTCGACCGAGCGGGGCACGGCACGCACGTGGCCTCGACGATCGCGGGCTCCGGGGCCGCGTCTCCCGCGGGCGCGAAGTACGAGGGCGTCGCGCCCGGCGTCCGGCTCCTGGTCGGCAAGGTGCTCGACGACTCCGGCGAGGGCGACGACTCCGGCGTCATCGCCGGCATGCAGTGGGCCGTCGCACAGGGCGCCAAGGTCGTCAACATGAGCCTGGGCGGCACCGACACCCCCGGCATCGACCCCGTCGAGCAGGCCGTCAACGACCTGTCGGCCAGTTCCGGCGCCCTGTTCGTCATAGCCGCCGGCAACGAGGGCCCGGGCGAGGGCACCATCGGCACCCCCGGCAGCGCGGCCGCCGCGCTCACCGTCGGCGCGGTCGACCGCCCGGACGCCATCGCCGAGTTCTCCAGCCGCGGCCCCACGCCCGACGGCTTCCTCAAGCCCGACGTCACCGCGCCGGGCGTGGACATCGTCGCCGCCAAGGCCGCCGAGGGCTCCATGGGCGACCCCGCCGCCGACGGCTATGTCGCCATGAGCGGTACGTCGATGGCGACCCCGCACGTGGCGGGCGCCGCCGCGATCCTGGCGCAGCAGCACCCGGACTGGACGGGCCGGCAGATCAAGGCCGCCCTCACCGCCTCCGCGAAGCCGACCGCCGCCACCTCCGCCTACACGCAGGGCACCGGCCGGGTGGACGTCGCCAGGGCGATCGACCAGCGGCTCACCAGCAGTCCGACCGCGCTGGGCTTCGGGACACAGGCGTACCCCCACACCGACGACCAGCCGGTCACCAAGGACGTCACCTACCGCAACGCGGGCACCGAGCCGGTCACCCTCGACCTGGCCACCGAGGCCTACGGCAACGACGGAAAGCCCGCCGTCGAGGGCCTGTTCACGGTCTCCCCGCAGCGGCTCACCGTCCCGGCGGGCGGTGAGGCGACCGCCACCGTGACCACCGACACCCGCGTGGGAACGGCCGAAGGAAGCTTCGGCGGCTCGCTGACCGCCACCACCGCCGACGGCACGACGACCGCGCGCACCTCCCTCGGCGTGGTCCGCGAGGTCGAGTCGTACGACCTGACCATCAAGCACCTCGACCTCAAGGGCAAGGCCTTCGGCGACGCCTTGACGAGTATCTACGGCCTGGACAACGACGTCTGGACGGAGGCCTCCGACGAGAAGGACGGCGAGGTCACCATCCGTCTGCCGAAGGGGCGTTACGCCCTGGAAGGCATGCTCCGCACCGCCGGCACCGGAGGGTCCGTGCTGCTGTACCCGAAGTTCGCGCTGACCAAGGACACGACCCTGGTCATGGACGCCCGGAAGACGAAGCCGGTCAAGATCACCGTTCCGGACGGCGCGGCCAGGCCCGCGGGCGCGATGTTCTTCTTCCACGTCGACGTCAACGACAAGCCGTACACCTCCGTGTACGACGTCCCCTCTTTCGGCAGCATCCGCGTCGGACAGCTCGGTGCCCCGGCGCCGGCCGCCGAGGTGTCCGCGATGTACCACGGCATCTGGACCCACAAGTCCGTCAACTACCGGCTGGCCTGGAACCGTACGGGCGACCTGTCCGGCTTCACCAAGAACGTCAAGCGCTCACAGCTCACCAAGGTCAAGGTCGTCGTCGGTGCGCCCGTCAAGGGCAAGACCACGACCATCGCCGCCGCACCGCTGATGTACGGCGGCTTCTACAACCAGCACTCGACCGCGGGCCGTCTGCCGCTGACCGGCACCGACTACGTCCTGCCCAACGGAATCAAGTGGTTCTACCAGGCCAGCCAGTACGGCGCCCCCGACGCCGAGGGCGAGCCGACGTGGGAGAGCACGCAGGCCGGCGTCCCCAGGGCGTACGCGGCGGGCAAGGACCACACCCAGCGCTTCAACACCGGCGTCTTCGGCCCGACCCTCCCCTCGGGCCCCCTCGCTACCGTCCTCGACCGGCCCGAAGCGGTACGCGTCGGCGACACCTTCACGGCGTACGTCCCGCTGTTCTCCGACGGCGTCGGCAACCTGGGGACCTCCGGCCACACCAAGGCCAGGAGTTCGCTCCACGCCGACGGCCGGAAGATCTTCGCTGTGAACGATCCTCTGAACGGTGACGCGTACACGGTTCCCGCGGGCAAGCGCACCTACAAGCTCGCCGTGGACGTCTCCCGCGCTCCGGCGCGGTACGCGGTCAGCACCCGTACGACCGCCGCCTGGACCTTCACCTCGGCCCACGTCCCCGGTGACACCCCCGAGCGGCTCCCGCTGACCGTCGTCCGCTACACGCCCAAGCTGTCGACGGCCAGTACCGCCAAGGCCGGTACGACCCTCACCGTGCCCTTCGGCCTGGAAGGCGCGGCCACCAAGGTCGGCACGCTGCGCAAGCTGGCCTTCACCGTCTCCTACGACGACGGCAGGACCTGGAAGAAGACCACCGCCGTGAACGGCAAGCTGCTCAAGCTGCGCAGCCCCGCCAAGCCCGGCCCCGTCTCCCTTCGCGTCACCCTCACCGACGCCGACGGCAACACCCTGACCCAGACCATCCACCGCGCCTACCGCACCACCACGTAGGACGACGGACGACGCAGTCGGCCCCCGCCGGTCGCCCCGGCGGGGGCCGACTGCGTCGCGCCGGGACCGGCGGTCGGTCGGCGACGAAGCCAATAGTTCCAATCTGGTGATCTTTGTTTGTTTGTGATGGTGACGAACGTCGGAACTTGTGCTTTGATGTGTTTGGTTCTGTTTGATGGGTGGGATGGGGAGTCCGGCGTGAAAAAGACCTCGACCCGGCTGGCCGACGGTCGTGAGCTGATCTACTACGACCTGCGCGACGACACCGTGCGCGACGCGGTGGACAAGCGGCCCCTGGAGCGCACCGTCACCACTTCGGAGGTGCGCCGGGACCCGCTGCTCGGTGACTCCGTCGCGATCGCCTCGCACCGGCAGGGCCGCATCTACCACCCCCCGGCGAACGAATGTCCGCTCTGCCCCTCCGAGGGCGACCGGCTCAGCGAGATCCCGGACTCCTCGTACGACGCCGTGGTGTTCGAGAACCGCTTCCCGTCGCTGGCCGGTGACTCCGGCCGCTGCGAGGTCGTCTGCTTCACCTCGGACCACAACGCCTCGTTCGCCGACCTGACCGACGAG
The DNA window shown above is from Streptomyces akebiae and carries:
- a CDS encoding S8 family peptidase, whose protein sequence is MLPRTGERIAMNHVERPELKSHKRRKRVVTTVPLAAALAAALGAGLLASTPDSAQAAPSTGTGAPARTVTLVTGDRVTLDAEGKVTGVVAAEGREGMAFRVQQAQGHAYVLPRDAEPLIANGTADRRLFDVTQLVSSRYDDARRSDLPLIVTYDKGASLSASTFRSSGATVRRDLPSINGDAVRARKSEGADLWETLTSGTGSAKVRKIWLDGKVKATLDRSVPQIGAPAAHAAGYDGKGVEVAVLDSGVDATHPDLKDRIAAAKNFSTAADTVDRAGHGTHVASTIAGSGAASPAGAKYEGVAPGVRLLVGKVLDDSGEGDDSGVIAGMQWAVAQGAKVVNMSLGGTDTPGIDPVEQAVNDLSASSGALFVIAAGNEGPGEGTIGTPGSAAAALTVGAVDRPDAIAEFSSRGPTPDGFLKPDVTAPGVDIVAAKAAEGSMGDPAADGYVAMSGTSMATPHVAGAAAILAQQHPDWTGRQIKAALTASAKPTAATSAYTQGTGRVDVARAIDQRLTSSPTALGFGTQAYPHTDDQPVTKDVTYRNAGTEPVTLDLATEAYGNDGKPAVEGLFTVSPQRLTVPAGGEATATVTTDTRVGTAEGSFGGSLTATTADGTTTARTSLGVVREVESYDLTIKHLDLKGKAFGDALTSIYGLDNDVWTEASDEKDGEVTIRLPKGRYALEGMLRTAGTGGSVLLYPKFALTKDTTLVMDARKTKPVKITVPDGAARPAGAMFFFHVDVNDKPYTSVYDVPSFGSIRVGQLGAPAPAAEVSAMYHGIWTHKSVNYRLAWNRTGDLSGFTKNVKRSQLTKVKVVVGAPVKGKTTTIAAAPLMYGGFYNQHSTAGRLPLTGTDYVLPNGIKWFYQASQYGAPDAEGEPTWESTQAGVPRAYAAGKDHTQRFNTGVFGPTLPSGPLATVLDRPEAVRVGDTFTAYVPLFSDGVGNLGTSGHTKARSSLHADGRKIFAVNDPLNGDAYTVPAGKRTYKLAVDVSRAPARYAVSTRTTAAWTFTSAHVPGDTPERLPLTVVRYTPKLSTASTAKAGTTLTVPFGLEGAATKVGTLRKLAFTVSYDDGRTWKKTTAVNGKLLKLRSPAKPGPVSLRVTLTDADGNTLTQTIHRAYRTTT
- a CDS encoding ABC transporter permease subunit, whose amino-acid sequence is MSTVTSTDSTSYDSAAAEAGRGRGLRLSGMNWLVWRQHRAAYWTLLAAAAVTVAVLVHQRQEMITYLDGYGYPHLTSGWEDKFDQKPLNAAAGLLGLLPVVIGVLLGPPLLAGDLESGTAKLVNAQSVSRVRWLATKLGMTALVVVVCATAVSAAFTWWWSPVKSTSYVLTWAEAGAFDSSGPVPVALTLLTVFGGVAIGMLLRRTLLAMVVTLGFAVALQVVWSYVRTSLGNVVTVTSHNGVGENSQPSLPDNAYVLDEFYLTASGDLIGWGSCAEATEKAREACLDKAQVVGWSVDYIPFSQMASMQWLGASILLALTAGIAAFVILWGRKRLV